Proteins encoded within one genomic window of Nordella sp. HKS 07:
- a CDS encoding orotidine 5'-phosphate decarboxylase / HUMPS family protein translates to MLLQIAFDKPEHLSLLPLVKPYADIIEIGTPLLKRFGVAAITTARELCPDVLVLADTKTVDGGQFEADMVFGAGAAFMTVLSCASTATHETVGRRAQFFGATVIVDTITESGKAELLPKGASFPENFGYVAVHSPTDARLAGNTSTAHIDAVRQVHDKGFRVSLAGGIGPATLDAVIAVNPEIVVVGSAITEAANPKEVLQWIRDRLPDPGRGWPWDRK, encoded by the coding sequence GTGCTCTTGCAGATCGCCTTCGACAAGCCCGAACATCTCTCCCTCCTGCCTTTGGTCAAGCCCTATGCCGATATCATCGAGATCGGCACGCCGCTTCTGAAGCGCTTCGGCGTTGCGGCCATCACCACCGCGCGCGAGCTCTGCCCCGATGTGCTGGTGCTCGCCGACACCAAGACCGTCGATGGCGGCCAGTTCGAGGCGGATATGGTGTTCGGCGCCGGCGCCGCCTTCATGACGGTGCTCTCCTGCGCCTCCACCGCGACCCATGAGACAGTCGGCCGGCGCGCGCAATTCTTCGGCGCGACGGTCATCGTCGACACCATCACCGAATCCGGCAAAGCGGAGCTGCTGCCCAAGGGCGCATCCTTTCCGGAAAACTTCGGCTATGTCGCCGTCCATTCGCCGACCGATGCCCGCCTCGCCGGCAACACATCGACCGCGCATATCGATGCGGTGCGGCAGGTGCACGACAAAGGCTTCCGCGTATCGCTCGCCGGCGGCATCGGCCCTGCGACGCTCGATGCGGTGATCGCCGTCAATCCTGAGATCGTCGTCGTCGGCAGCGCCATCACCGAGGCCGCCAATCCGAAAGAGGTGTTACAATGGATCCGCGACAGACTGCCCGATCCCGGCCGTGGCTGGCCGTGGGACAGGAAATAG
- a CDS encoding SIS domain-containing protein → MGQEIAELLARIDAGAFTKVVGAFGDPGQRWFFSGQGRSGLVAQMAAMRFMHIGRTVHFVGEVSAPSIRKGDALLVISGSGETPVSVGFARIAKEEGAKVVTLTHKPKGALAGIADIVLAVPVETTEQFGGSLFEQSCLLLLDGVILSLAREMPDAHKIMLHRHTNLQ, encoded by the coding sequence GTGGGACAGGAAATAGCGGAGCTCCTCGCCCGTATCGACGCCGGCGCCTTCACGAAGGTGGTTGGCGCCTTCGGCGATCCCGGGCAGCGCTGGTTCTTCTCAGGCCAAGGCCGTTCCGGGCTCGTCGCCCAGATGGCGGCGATGCGTTTCATGCATATTGGTCGCACGGTGCATTTCGTCGGCGAAGTCTCCGCCCCATCGATCCGCAAAGGTGATGCGCTGCTCGTCATATCGGGCTCGGGCGAAACGCCGGTCAGCGTCGGCTTCGCCCGCATCGCGAAAGAGGAAGGTGCGAAGGTCGTGACGCTGACCCATAAACCCAAAGGCGCGCTTGCCGGCATCGCCGATATCGTGCTCGCCGTCCCGGTCGAGACGACCGAGCAGTTCGGCGGCAGCCTCTTCGAGCAATCCTGTCTCCTGCTGCTCGACGGCGTCATATTGAGCCTCGCGCGCGAAATGCCGGACGCGCACAAGATCATGCTGCATCGCCACACCAACCTGCAGTGA